Proteins from a genomic interval of Hornefia porci:
- a CDS encoding zinc ribbon domain-containing protein has translation MGTKYCQCCGMPMGEGTELYGTNSDGSVNEDYCKYCFEKGEFTFKGTMEEMIEICVPHVVEANKDMNEDSARKMMMEFFPTLKRWKE, from the coding sequence ATGGGTACGAAATATTGTCAATGTTGTGGCATGCCTATGGGAGAGGGAACAGAGCTTTATGGTACAAATTCAGATGGAAGCGTAAATGAAGATTATTGTAAGTATTGCTTTGAGAAAGGCGAATTTACTTTTAAGGGAACAATGGAGGAAATGATTGAGATATGCGTTCCTCATGTAGTCGAAGCCAATAAAGATATGAATGAAGATAGTGCAAGAAAAATGATGATGGAGTTTTTCCCAACTCTAAAGAGATGGAAGGAGTAA
- a CDS encoding UvrD-helicase domain-containing protein — translation MDTLTLEKEVLEALQCIKNGENFILEGGAGSGKTYSLISLINALTEELPDIKIVCITYTNNAVAEILSRIENENLCVSTIHEFIWALIRKYQNEIKDILVGLINDDNEKNFKKPKNFSEDLISKEYFENLYVDYDEYYSVTPNDENRVKISHDHILIVAEKMFEKYKKIADILKDIADCIFVDEYQDTSPLVADILLKHLEQSNKKNVIGFFGDSMQSIYDDGVGNLNQYNLTKIVKTQNRRNPRVVIEVANKFRDDDIEQRPSEDTNAPNMENGIIREGSIKFLYGNEADDFISIKEKSIFESWNFSDGKQTKELRLTHKYNAEMAGFKGLYDLYNADLIITLISKIKEKIDKGNLDSDKTLGELALEVKPIYKKVELLDQINGNEIYQSIYSVLEGMSWEEACEKCKVTKESLMSYKLNGMSGRYEANSYRDRILRRLDILEEIIELYEANKFNDFLRITKFSIHDRNDKICLKQAIDYLVSEDNQTIEDVLKFAEVKGLLKEDELFNDYILNKGFYLWERIKKITFNQYRKSVLYLKEFSPICTQHSVKGSEYDNVLLVLESDWNKYDFNTLFGKGSSNSNVQLRTKKLFYVCITRAKKNLIIYMPTNDSDILGKAKDFFGEENVIDISSIE, via the coding sequence ATGGATACGCTAACATTGGAAAAAGAAGTATTAGAAGCTCTTCAATGTATAAAAAATGGTGAAAATTTTATTTTAGAAGGTGGAGCAGGAAGTGGAAAAACATACTCCTTAATTTCCTTAATAAATGCACTTACAGAGGAATTACCAGATATTAAGATAGTATGTATTACATATACAAATAACGCAGTTGCAGAAATTTTATCAAGAATAGAAAATGAGAACCTTTGTGTTTCAACAATACATGAGTTTATATGGGCTCTTATCAGAAAATATCAGAATGAAATAAAAGATATTTTAGTTGGGCTTATTAATGATGATAATGAAAAGAACTTTAAAAAGCCAAAAAATTTTTCTGAGGATTTAATTTCTAAAGAATATTTCGAAAATCTTTATGTGGATTATGACGAGTATTATTCTGTAACGCCAAATGATGAAAATAGAGTGAAAATCAGCCATGATCACATTTTGATTGTTGCAGAGAAAATGTTTGAGAAATATAAAAAAATAGCAGACATTTTAAAGGATATTGCAGATTGTATTTTTGTTGATGAATATCAGGATACAAGTCCTTTAGTTGCGGATATTTTACTAAAGCATCTTGAACAAAGCAATAAGAAAAATGTAATTGGTTTTTTTGGAGATTCAATGCAGTCTATATATGACGACGGAGTTGGTAATTTAAATCAATATAATTTAACTAAAATAGTAAAGACGCAAAACCGAAGAAATCCAAGAGTTGTAATCGAAGTAGCCAATAAGTTTAGAGATGATGATATTGAGCAAAGACCTTCAGAAGATACAAATGCACCTAATATGGAGAATGGTATTATTAGAGAAGGTAGTATTAAATTTTTATATGGAAATGAAGCAGATGATTTTATAAGCATAAAGGAAAAGAGTATTTTTGAATCTTGGAATTTCTCGGATGGAAAACAAACAAAAGAGTTAAGGTTAACACATAAATATAATGCTGAAATGGCTGGATTTAAAGGCTTATATGATCTATATAATGCTGATTTGATAATTACGCTTATAAGCAAGATAAAGGAAAAAATTGATAAGGGAAATTTAGACAGTGATAAGACTTTGGGAGAATTGGCGTTAGAGGTAAAACCGATATATAAGAAAGTAGAGTTGCTGGATCAAATTAACGGAAACGAAATTTATCAGTCAATATACAGTGTTTTAGAAGGTATGTCATGGGAAGAAGCTTGCGAAAAATGTAAAGTTACTAAGGAATCACTTATGTCATATAAATTAAATGGGATGAGTGGTAGATATGAAGCTAATTCTTATAGAGATAGGATTTTACGCAGATTAGATATATTAGAGGAAATTATTGAATTATATGAGGCTAATAAATTTAATGATTTTCTACGAATAACAAAATTTTCTATTCATGATAGGAATGATAAGATTTGCCTTAAGCAAGCAATTGATTATCTTGTAAGTGAAGATAATCAAACGATAGAAGATGTTTTAAAATTTGCAGAAGTAAAAGGGTTACTCAAAGAAGATGAATTATTCAATGATTATATTTTAAATAAAGGGTTTTATTTATGGGAGAGAATAAAAAAGATAACATTTAATCAATACAGAAAAAGTGTCTTATATTTAAAAGAATTTTCGCCAATTTGCACTCAACATAGTGTTAAGGGTAGTGAATATGATAATGTACTTCTTGTATTAGAGTCTGATTGGAATAAATACGATTTTAATACATTATTTGGAAAGGGGTCTTCAAATTCTAATGTTCAACTAAGAACGAAAAAATTATTTTATGTATGTATAACGAGAGCAAAAAAGAATTTAATAATATATATGCCTACTAATGATTCTGACATATTGGGGAAAGCAAAAGATTTTTTTGGAGAAGAAAATGTTATAGATATTTCTTCGATTGAATAG
- a CDS encoding helix-turn-helix domain-containing protein, producing MRVFSYKRLFKKLIDLDMTNNELMEKAKVSKSTFYKMKNGQNVTTDVLLRICNALDCDIDEIIECIKQ from the coding sequence ATGAGAGTTTTTAGTTATAAAAGATTGTTCAAAAAACTAATTGATTTAGATATGACAAATAATGAATTGATGGAAAAGGCAAAAGTTAGTAAAAGCACATTCTATAAAATGAAAAATGGACAGAATGTAACTACGGATGTTTTGCTTAGAATTTGCAATGCTTTAGATTGTGATATTGACGAAATAATTGAGTGTATAAAGCAATAA
- a CDS encoding sigma-70 family RNA polymerase sigma factor, whose amino-acid sequence MAKEYYLYVSGQKVKVSEDIYKVYWREKEHEKYLEQVDRKNHLLFFSSLDHDGHYVDNIIDENVDVAKIVETQMMIESLRYAISKLNDEERDIIERLYFNDETLRSVARLKSITHPALIKRRNKILEKLKKFIEDL is encoded by the coding sequence ATGGCAAAAGAGTATTACCTTTATGTCAGCGGACAAAAGGTGAAAGTCAGTGAAGATATTTATAAAGTCTACTGGCGAGAAAAAGAACACGAAAAGTATTTGGAGCAGGTGGACAGAAAAAACCACTTGCTCTTTTTTTCGTCATTAGATCATGATGGACATTATGTTGATAACATCATAGATGAAAATGTTGATGTAGCAAAGATTGTGGAAACACAAATGATGATTGAATCATTGAGATATGCTATATCAAAGCTGAACGATGAAGAAAGAGACATCATAGAGCGTTTGTACTTTAATGACGAAACGCTTCGTTCAGTAGCAAGATTAAAAAGTATTACACATCCGGCTTTAATCAAGAGAAGAAATAAAATCCTTGAGAAACTGAAAAAGTTTATTGAGGATCTATAA
- a CDS encoding SPL family radical SAM protein, whose product MHFTKVKGILSSKNGMNLFRGCTHGCIYCDSRSNCYRMNHKFEDVEVKENGISLLEENLKRKRKKCMIGLGSMTDPYIKEELGLNYTRQALEIINKFGFGVTLITKSANVLRDLDLLKEINSKTKCVIQMTLTTYDEELCKKIEPNVSTTKERVEALKILRDEGIPTVVWLTPILPFINDTEENILGILNCCKEAKVFGIVCFGMGVTLREGNREYFYSQLDKKFPKLKEQYIREYGNSYVANSVNNKKLMGVFHEFCERNGIVHDNEAIFNYLGLFEGKDISKQLSFFDLI is encoded by the coding sequence GTGCATTTTACAAAGGTAAAAGGAATATTATCTTCAAAAAATGGAATGAATTTGTTCAGAGGCTGCACTCACGGTTGTATTTATTGCGACTCAAGAAGCAACTGCTACCGGATGAACCATAAATTTGAAGATGTAGAAGTAAAGGAAAATGGAATCAGTCTTTTGGAAGAGAACCTAAAACGAAAGCGGAAAAAATGTATGATTGGTTTAGGTTCTATGACTGATCCATACATTAAAGAGGAACTTGGACTAAATTATACAAGACAGGCACTTGAGATAATAAATAAATTTGGCTTCGGTGTAACGCTTATAACAAAGTCAGCTAATGTTTTAAGGGATTTAGACTTATTGAAAGAAATAAATTCAAAAACAAAATGTGTAATTCAAATGACACTAACGACTTATGATGAAGAACTTTGTAAAAAGATAGAGCCTAATGTTTCAACGACAAAAGAAAGGGTTGAAGCATTAAAAATATTGCGTGATGAGGGAATACCAACAGTAGTTTGGTTAACACCGATATTACCATTTATTAACGATACGGAAGAAAATATTCTTGGGATTTTAAACTGCTGCAAGGAAGCAAAAGTGTTTGGAATAGTATGCTTTGGTATGGGAGTTACACTCAGAGAGGGAAATAGAGAATATTTTTATTCGCAGTTAGATAAAAAGTTTCCAAAGCTGAAAGAACAATACATCAGAGAATATGGCAATAGTTATGTGGCAAACAGCGTAAACAATAAAAAACTAATGGGTGTATTTCACGAATTCTGTGAGCGGAACGGTATCGTTCATGATAATGAAGCAATATTTAACTATTTGGGACTATTTGAGGGAAAGGACATCTCAAAGCAGCTTAGTTTTTTTGACTTAATCTGA
- a CDS encoding helix-turn-helix transcriptional regulator, protein MKDNRLFRILYYILEKGKVTASELADKFEVSVRTIYRDIDSISSAGIPIYALQGKGGGIEIAEDFVLSKSLLSENEKQQIMSALQGLENTTIQHENELLTKLSALFKIKNTSWIEVDFNNWQNNKMYEKTFNDIKSAILSKNIVSFTYFSSNEKETSRRVKPVRLLFKSQDWYLYALCLLRNDFRYFKLSRIKNLEIHTEKFDDNFEDVILKKETPHENTVNIKVKFDRKVAFRVYDELNGEITEDNDGNLYTEIEIPNDYNLYNYIFSFGDEAEVLEPEEVRMQIKKMINKMAEKYII, encoded by the coding sequence ATGAAAGATAATAGGCTATTTAGGATACTATATTATATTTTAGAAAAGGGAAAAGTTACAGCAAGCGAACTTGCTGATAAATTTGAGGTATCAGTCAGAACAATTTATAGAGATATTGACTCTATCAGTAGTGCAGGTATTCCCATTTATGCGTTGCAAGGAAAGGGTGGTGGAATAGAAATTGCTGAGGATTTTGTTCTTAGTAAATCACTACTGTCTGAAAACGAGAAACAACAAATTATGTCAGCTCTTCAGGGATTGGAGAATACAACAATACAACATGAGAATGAGCTTCTAACAAAACTATCCGCACTCTTTAAAATAAAAAATACCAGTTGGATAGAAGTTGATTTTAATAATTGGCAAAACAATAAGATGTATGAAAAAACATTTAATGATATTAAGTCCGCAATTTTAAGTAAGAACATTGTTTCATTCACATATTTTAGCAGTAATGAAAAAGAAACAAGCAGAAGAGTTAAACCTGTGAGATTGCTTTTCAAGAGTCAGGATTGGTATCTATATGCCCTATGTTTACTCAGAAATGATTTCAGATATTTCAAATTGTCCAGGATAAAGAATTTAGAAATCCATACTGAAAAGTTTGATGACAACTTTGAAGATGTAATACTCAAAAAAGAAACGCCACATGAGAATACAGTGAATATAAAAGTTAAGTTTGATCGAAAAGTTGCTTTCAGGGTATATGATGAACTAAACGGAGAAATTACAGAAGATAATGACGGAAATTTATATACTGAAATAGAAATACCGAATGACTATAACTTATATAATTATATTTTTTCATTTGGAGATGAAGCAGAAGTATTGGAACCTGAAGAAGTTAGAATGCAAATTAAAAAAATGATAAATAAAATGGCAGAAAAATATATAATATGA
- a CDS encoding ClbS/DfsB family four-helix bundle protein — MPRPTTKNDLMIAAKENYEKLNLFISKMTEEELNTPFDFSKDEKKKEAHWKRDKNLRDVLIHLYEWHQLILNWVHSNQKGEEKPFLPEPYNWKTYGDMNVEFWKKHQNTSLEDATKMFHKSHRDVLELAEKFTSEELFSKGVYKWTGGSTLGSYFVSTTASHYDWAMKKLKAHQKKCKSK, encoded by the coding sequence ATGCCAAGACCAACGACAAAAAATGATTTAATGATTGCTGCTAAGGAAAACTATGAAAAGTTAAATTTATTTATCTCAAAGATGACTGAGGAAGAGTTAAATACACCATTTGACTTTTCAAAAGATGAAAAGAAAAAAGAAGCCCACTGGAAAAGAGATAAGAATCTAAGAGATGTTTTAATCCATCTCTATGAGTGGCATCAGCTTATTTTGAATTGGGTACATTCCAATCAAAAGGGAGAAGAAAAACCGTTTTTGCCTGAGCCGTACAATTGGAAAACTTATGGAGATATGAATGTAGAATTTTGGAAGAAACATCAAAATACTTCTCTTGAAGACGCAACTAAAATGTTTCATAAATCCCATAGAGATGTTTTAGAGTTGGCTGAAAAATTTACAAGTGAAGAATTGTTTTCCAAAGGCGTCTACAAGTGGACAGGGGGGAGTACACTGGGTTCCTATTTTGTAAGTACCACTGCAAGCCATTATGATTGGGCAATGAAAAAATTAAAAGCCCATCAGAAAAAATGCAAATCAAAATAA
- a CDS encoding DNA-binding protein: MDYKTMRDRIEDMVNDNHKDFVKAVISMEKGINDESALDKLYDAYMDNDSLNLLHEEFDYMIEDLREQGQIKDLPYVQEEKDNLINIVGNIVGKVDVVERENKNGEVFKVANFSVVSKDDEGNKVYHNCSAYGEKSDIPKDFKQGDFVKLFGQIRTSIDDNGKEHTNIRILSSKLLKAKEQMKGQEEKKESVLGAIKKYQAEDKEKPKEKKEASKEAER, encoded by the coding sequence ATGGATTACAAAACAATGAGAGATAGAATTGAAGATATGGTCAATGATAATCACAAGGACTTTGTTAAGGCGGTTATCAGTATGGAAAAAGGCATTAATGATGAAAGTGCATTAGACAAGCTATATGATGCTTATATGGATAATGACAGTCTGAATTTACTGCATGAGGAATTTGACTACATGATTGAAGATTTACGAGAACAGGGGCAAATAAAAGACCTGCCCTATGTTCAGGAAGAGAAAGATAATCTTATCAATATCGTTGGAAATATTGTAGGAAAGGTTGATGTAGTTGAAAGGGAAAACAAGAACGGAGAAGTCTTTAAGGTGGCAAATTTCTCTGTTGTATCTAAAGATGATGAGGGGAATAAGGTGTATCATAATTGCTCCGCTTATGGAGAAAAGAGTGATATTCCAAAAGACTTTAAGCAGGGAGATTTTGTAAAGCTCTTTGGACAAATCAGAACTTCCATTGATGATAATGGTAAGGAACATACTAACATCAGGATACTTTCTTCAAAACTGTTAAAGGCAAAGGAACAAATGAAAGGACAAGAAGAAAAGAAAGAATCTGTTCTTGGAGCTATCAAAAAGTATCAGGCTGAAGATAAGGAAAAGCCTAAAGAAAAGAAAGAAGCAAGCAAAGAAGCTGAGAGATAA
- a CDS encoding plasmid mobilization protein translates to MANRIRNERLEIKLTEEEKALFEDKRKLAKCRNMSHFIRKCVLEKEIYQVDLEPFRDLQGLLSNATNNINQIAKRVNSTGVIYKEDINDMKKEIKHFSKELWQIHSLLLNRTSGGD, encoded by the coding sequence ATGGCAAATAGAATACGAAATGAAAGACTTGAAATTAAACTAACAGAAGAAGAAAAGGCTCTTTTTGAAGATAAAAGAAAACTTGCAAAGTGCAGAAATATGAGCCATTTTATCCGCAAATGCGTTTTAGAAAAGGAAATTTATCAAGTGGATTTAGAGCCTTTCCGAGATTTACAAGGCTTGCTTTCAAATGCCACAAATAACATCAATCAGATTGCAAAGCGAGTAAATTCAACAGGTGTAATTTACAAAGAGGACATTAATGATATGAAAAAAGAGATTAAACATTTCTCAAAAGAGCTATGGCAAATTCATTCCCTGCTGCTTAACAGGACTTCCGGAGGTGATTAG
- a CDS encoding ATP-dependent nuclease, whose product MILKKMKVKNFRLLKNFELDFKDELSLVIGKNNCGKTSALIILDKMLNSSKVMWEDINLECQKEFYEKIIYFDISEQEKVTSLETVNLQLFIEYDDNDSYANIQKFMMDLNPENNIIVLEFISLISLKKIIELKNIISEKNIEDFKSFSKFMSKNFANFVETKRYSRGFDIESNQITQDRSEEIDNKDIQKVIKVAGIRADRAVSNDDRNHVLSGLTGKYFSSYKAAKDESELVFTKLEEKLEQADKELYKIYNGEKSESGEDIDGIFSDVIDVIKTYGGVENGIDIAIESSISEKNLLSDNTNLSYRQGGDCSLPETYNGLGYLNLIGILFEIETKIQELFEQPADINLLYIEEPEAHTHPQLQYIFIRNIKSHIKAHRKKLLEDKNKQLQILITSHSSHIVSECNFDDIIYLKKNGNTVIAKSFNSLKKEYGGDEQKGFKFVKQYLTINRSELFFADKAICIEGDTERILMPMMMHKIDNKENPEGDIIPLLSQNISVIEVGAHSHIFIPLFEFLGIKALILTDIDAANKNDNGKYVKSHPKEAKYTSNASIKDFFKDTGLDELNDQFGELVEKRPEDKIKNNIRIAYQIPETDGEYQASSFEDAFIALNKDFIIKNKEGLCEYGALKDFSNDEIENGDYYNFALNNVKKKSSFASSLLYFDDENGEEDEKWAVPNYIEEGLLWIR is encoded by the coding sequence ATGATTTTAAAAAAGATGAAAGTTAAAAATTTTAGGTTATTAAAAAATTTTGAATTGGATTTTAAAGATGAATTGTCGTTAGTTATAGGTAAAAATAATTGTGGAAAAACATCAGCTCTTATTATTTTGGATAAGATGTTAAATTCATCTAAAGTGATGTGGGAAGATATAAATTTGGAATGTCAGAAAGAATTTTATGAAAAAATAATTTATTTTGATATATCTGAGCAAGAGAAAGTTACATCATTAGAAACTGTTAATCTGCAATTATTTATTGAGTATGATGATAATGATTCATATGCAAATATTCAAAAATTCATGATGGATTTAAATCCGGAAAATAACATTATAGTGTTAGAATTTATTTCGTTAATATCTTTAAAAAAAATTATCGAATTAAAAAACATTATTAGTGAAAAAAATATTGAAGATTTTAAATCATTTTCCAAATTTATGAGTAAGAATTTTGCAAACTTCGTTGAAACGAAAAGATATTCAAGAGGGTTTGATATTGAATCAAACCAAATAACGCAAGATAGATCAGAAGAAATTGATAATAAGGATATTCAAAAAGTCATTAAAGTGGCAGGAATAAGAGCTGATCGAGCGGTTTCTAATGATGATCGTAATCATGTTTTATCAGGTTTAACTGGTAAATATTTCAGTTCTTATAAAGCTGCAAAAGATGAAAGTGAGTTGGTATTTACAAAACTTGAAGAAAAATTGGAGCAAGCCGATAAAGAATTATATAAGATTTACAATGGAGAAAAAAGTGAAAGTGGAGAAGATATTGATGGCATTTTTAGTGATGTTATAGATGTTATAAAAACTTATGGTGGTGTAGAAAACGGAATTGATATAGCAATAGAGTCATCTATTTCAGAGAAAAATTTATTGTCAGATAATACAAACTTAAGTTATAGACAAGGGGGAGATTGTTCACTTCCAGAAACATATAATGGGTTGGGATATTTGAATTTAATTGGTATTTTATTTGAGATTGAAACCAAGATACAGGAATTATTTGAACAACCAGCAGATATAAATCTCTTATATATTGAAGAGCCTGAAGCACATACACACCCTCAGTTACAGTATATATTTATAAGGAATATTAAATCTCATATCAAAGCACATAGAAAAAAGTTGTTGGAAGACAAGAATAAACAGTTGCAGATTTTAATCACTTCGCATTCATCACATATAGTTTCTGAATGTAACTTTGATGACATTATATATTTAAAGAAAAACGGGAATACAGTTATAGCTAAGAGTTTTAATTCTTTAAAAAAAGAGTATGGTGGAGATGAACAGAAAGGATTTAAGTTTGTAAAACAATATCTGACAATAAATAGAAGTGAACTTTTTTTTGCTGACAAAGCTATTTGTATAGAAGGAGATACCGAACGAATCTTAATGCCAATGATGATGCATAAGATTGATAATAAAGAAAATCCAGAAGGAGATATTATCCCACTATTATCACAAAATATTTCTGTAATAGAAGTTGGGGCACATTCACATATCTTTATTCCACTATTTGAGTTTTTAGGTATTAAGGCTTTAATATTAACAGATATAGATGCCGCTAATAAAAATGACAATGGGAAATATGTAAAATCACACCCTAAGGAAGCAAAGTATACAAGCAACGCTTCCATAAAAGATTTTTTCAAAGATACTGGTCTTGATGAATTAAATGATCAATTTGGAGAACTTGTAGAAAAAAGACCCGAGGATAAAATTAAAAATAATATTCGAATAGCATATCAAATACCGGAAACTGATGGTGAGTATCAAGCAAGTAGTTTTGAAGATGCATTTATAGCATTAAATAAAGATTTTATTATAAAGAATAAAGAAGGGCTTTGTGAATATGGAGCTTTAAAAGATTTTTCGAATGATGAAATAGAAAATGGTGATTATTATAATTTTGCTTTGAATAATGTGAAAAAGAAATCTTCATTTGCATCAAGCTTATTGTATTTTGATGATGAGAATGGCGAAGAAGATGAAAAATGGGCAGTTCCAAATTATATTGAGGAGGGCTTATTATGGATACGCTAA
- a CDS encoding relaxase/mobilization nuclease domain-containing protein has translation MAITKIHPIKSTLNLAIEYIVNGDKTDEQILVSTHKCHESTAHTQFLRTRNDAGTKGTVLARHLIQSFLPGETTAEMAHQIGMELCKKILKDEYEFVLSTHIDKGHIHNHIIFNNVNMVTGRCYQSNRRIYHQIRYHSDKLCKENNLSVIDEFYESYKKKYKTNGKSWYENEQVKRGTSWKSRLQFDIDRMIKQSKDWDEFLKKMADLGCEIKYGKHIAFKPKDKARFTRAKTIGEDYTEERLKERIAEREFIKTPTVKKRIGNVIDMNTNIKVKESKGYEYWATKHNLNTMAESVIFLREQGIKSVKQLDEYIQKAADERQNLQDKIKAIDKEIQELSATMEQVHTVKKYRQYYKEYKANPFDKAFFEEYKAQITLYENALSELKKSYSKLPNSKDILDKLDKLQEKKNTLMQEYSSSKSTMNELYKIRKNYGIYMGKEMER, from the coding sequence ATGGCTATTACAAAAATACACCCTATCAAATCGACTCTTAATCTTGCTATCGAATACATTGTAAATGGAGATAAAACAGACGAGCAGATTTTAGTCAGCACGCATAAATGCCATGAGTCAACTGCTCATACTCAATTTTTAAGGACACGAAATGATGCAGGAACAAAGGGAACTGTTCTTGCAAGACATCTCATTCAATCCTTTTTACCGGGCGAAACTACGGCTGAAATGGCACACCAAATCGGTATGGAGTTATGCAAAAAGATATTAAAAGATGAGTATGAATTTGTCTTATCTACTCACATAGATAAGGGGCATATTCATAATCACATCATCTTTAATAATGTAAATATGGTAACAGGTAGGTGCTACCAGTCCAACAGAAGAATTTATCATCAAATCAGGTATCACAGCGATAAACTTTGCAAAGAAAATAACCTATCCGTCATTGACGAGTTTTACGAAAGCTATAAGAAAAAATATAAGACTAACGGTAAGTCTTGGTATGAAAACGAACAGGTAAAGCGTGGTACTTCTTGGAAAAGCAGGCTTCAATTTGACATTGACAGAATGATAAAACAGTCTAAGGATTGGGATGAGTTTCTAAAAAAGATGGCTGATCTTGGCTGTGAAATTAAATATGGCAAACACATTGCTTTTAAGCCAAAAGATAAGGCGAGATTTACAAGGGCTAAAACTATCGGAGAAGATTACACCGAAGAAAGATTAAAAGAACGCATTGCAGAAAGAGAGTTTATCAAGACTCCTACCGTCAAAAAACGCATCGGCAATGTTATTGATATGAACACCAATATAAAAGTAAAAGAAAGCAAAGGCTATGAATATTGGGCAACCAAACATAACCTTAATACAATGGCTGAGTCTGTCATCTTTCTTCGAGAACAAGGAATTAAATCTGTTAAGCAGCTTGACGAGTATATCCAAAAAGCAGCTGATGAAAGGCAAAATTTACAGGATAAAATCAAGGCTATTGATAAGGAAATACAGGAGCTTTCTGCCACTATGGAACAAGTTCATACAGTAAAAAAATACAGACAATACTATAAGGAATATAAAGCAAATCCGTTTGATAAGGCATTTTTTGAAGAATACAAAGCTCAAATTACCCTATATGAAAATGCCCTTTCAGAGCTTAAAAAATCCTATTCCAAGCTCCCAAATTCTAAGGATATTTTAGATAAACTTGATAAATTACAAGAAAAAAAGAATACCCTAATGCAAGAGTATTCTTCATCAAAATCTACTATGAACGAGCTTTACAAGATACGAAAAAATTATGGAATTTATATGGGTAAGGAGATGGAAAGATAA